Genomic DNA from Chiloscyllium plagiosum isolate BGI_BamShark_2017 chromosome 9, ASM401019v2, whole genome shotgun sequence:
ACAGAGaccggctctctctctctcattcactgtccaccctctctcTCTAAAACAGTCCCCTTTCTCTCTAACACagtcccatctctctctctgtctctaacaCAGTCCCAACTTTCTCTCTCTAATATAGGCTTCACTTTCTCTCTAACACAGTCTCCGTTCTCATTCTCTGACACAGACCCTACGCTCTCTATTTAATGTGACTCTATTCTCTCTTTAACATGGTTCCCTCTCTCTGAAATCAGCTGTAAACtgaatgaatgacagagcagacttgatggaacTCTCCTGCAGCTATTTCTTACTGTCTCACGGTCCTGCAATGGTGGTCCTTACCACCACGGCCAGTGTTCCTGAGCAAAGTGCCCATTCAGGTGGACTGTCCCAGTGACCAGGAAGACCCTCCCACACACCCTTCCAGCTCCCCAGCATCACGCCCTCGTGTGGTCATTTATTGACCTCGAAAAATCCCAGCCACatgcacacccacacactctGTCACACCTTTACACACTGTCGCATAATCACACTCACACAATATCACACATCCCATTccacactcccacactgtcacacccTTACACACTGTcaaacactgacagtcacacccACACACTATCACACAGTCACGCCCTTACAATCATGTACACACTTGCTCACATCTACAGGTGTGCATGTGTTTCTCACACACGTGGTGACATATAAAGAGTGACCCAACCTCACACAGTGACACAAACCCTCACACAAACACATGTACAGTGGCACACATGTTAACACAAACCCTAACATACACACAGTGATACACCCACATACAGACAGTGACACACCTGCATTCACACGCATACTAACACACAGTgacacagactctcacacacacaaacacacagtgacAGAAACCCTCATACACACATATAGAGTGACACACATGGTAACACAGAccctcacacacagtgacacagacactctcacacacagcgacaaaccctcacacacacactgtgactcACACAGTGACACAAACTCTCATACAgttacacacccacacacatggtgatgcaccctcacacacaccctcacactgaCATTTTCTCACCAGTATTCGAGCCAACAGTATGATGTGACAGGGTGATCAGACTGATAAATAGGAAGATGAGATGATTCATTTCCCTGTCCAGGTGGTGCCAGGAGCCTGCTGCATAGGAAACACGTCAGTTTGTGTAAACCTGAGCACTCTGACCCACAGCCTGTGGAAAGCCCATGAACCCAATGCGGGACTGTTACTTGGAAATCCATGTTAGCATCCAAGGGGATTGTGTGTTTACACAGTGTAAGCACTGGCTGCACCAGCATAACAATGTGCTGATGTCATGGGGCAATTGTTTGTACTGTGTGATGTCAGAAAATATGGCTCAATACAACTGGCACCCTCAGTGCAGCTGAGTGGGCACAGGGGTGGGGGAAGACAAGGTGGGCACAGTATGTACAGCAGAAGAAGCAGAGTGTGCCTGACCAATCAACATCCCATAGTCACAACATCCAAGCTGCCAATTGCTGGAATATATAGAACCAGTTAAACAGTGTCTGACTCtcacccaaccatcttcacctgcttcatcaatgaccttccctccatcgtaaggtcagaacaGGGGATTCTttggggatttttaaaaaattcattcacaagatgttggcatcgctggccaggccagcatttatgcccatccttaattgttaacagtcaaccacattgctgtgggtctggagtcacatataggccgaaccaggtaagggtggcatttttccttctttaaaaatgggcatgagtgaaccagatgggtttttccccaacaattagCAACAGTCTtatggcccatcaagttcacactaaccTTCTGAATATGATCCCACCATTTCCCATAGTTAACCAATCTAACTTagacatccctagacactatgggcaaattagcatggccagtccacctaacctagacatctttggactgtgggaggaaaccagagcacccggaggaaacccatgcagacactgggagaatatgcaaactccacccagacagttgcctgagggtggaattgaatccatgtccctggtgacgtgaggcaacagtgctaaccactgagccatcatccTGTCCATATTCCTCAGAGCTGGACTGGGTTGAAGAAGAAAACTCAGTTGCTTAGAAGAAAACTCCAAAAGCAGAGGGCTGTGGGGCATCAGAGAGGAAAAGGCTGACAGTGTAAGCTGAAGGAACCCATGCCCTGAATAATAGTGAGCTGAGTTAGtagctttttttaaacattgtgggGAGAAATGTTAATCTGCAAAAAATAGCAACAGATGAGGAACAGAAATTTCCAAAAAGGGAACAGATCACAGCTGTGCCAATTGAACAAAGACCTCTAGGATGAAGATTGGGGTCATCCTTCCCTGGGGTTTGAGTTTCTGCAACGCTATTGCTCATGTAGAAGTATTGGATCTTCCTTCCTTGCAACCAGATTGTTCCATTCGTTCTCATCCAGCGTAAGATTATTCCTGGTATACTTTTATGTAAGAGACTTTTGTGCTCTTGTGTTAAATGTACActagcagcctcttgtgaataggTTGCGAATGACCTCTACAGTAAAGGACAAAGGAAACTTATGGTCTATCAAGTTGGTTTCACTGTGGGATCTTACTTATCCAGTATTCCAATCAGCTGGGATCAGAAGGTGTATAACGGAGGTCAGTGCGGGAAGCAACCCTCTACTCACCTGAGGCCATAGTAAGACTAATCAGACCGAGCCTCTCtcacccaccttcatccacccacAGGCCAGAACCGGGGTCACTAAGGATATAGGTTAGGCCATTTAGGAGAAATggctttatccagagagtggtgaaaggAATTCACAACCACAAAAAGCTGCAGAGGGCAAAACATTGAATTATATACAGTTATATATATAGTTCTTAGCGTTAATGGTATCAAAAGGTatgagggagaaagtgggaacaggaaactgagttggatgatccgtggtgatcatattgaatgatgtagcaggtttggagggctgaatggcttactcttcttcctagtttctatgttcctTTGGACGATTTACTTGGAAAACCATCTCCAGTAATTTCATTCCACTGGAGAGTCATTAGCTGTAGGTCAATAAGTTTCTCTTTCACTCTGACTCATTGACAGAGTGATCTGGTAAAGGTGATTGAAGAGAACAGAGAGCAGCTGTTGGTTTGTTGTGTTTGAACTTTAATATTGGTTCAACCTTACACCACATTACCACATTACACTCTTAACAGAAGAAGCAGGAGGGTTATTGCAAAAGCTGAAAAAGCAGGAGCTCTGGTACAACTTGACATTGTGAATGAGGATGTGAATATATATGGGTCTGTATGGAGGATTATAGAGAATGACCATGCAGCAGTAAACCAGGCAGTCCAGCAAATACATATATTCTGCATGCACAGACTGTGAGGAAACTATTGCTCATGTCTTTTATGCATAAAACATATCTTAAAAATTGATACCAGAAAAGAATGCACTGTTGAAGAATATAAAATCCATTAAAATATTTCTGCTAAATTAACTATCCACAGTAGCTTCCCCTCTGTttgaattccacagatactgGGGTGGAGTTTGAGAACCTCAAGCTGTATTGGCTTTCTATTTTAAATGGACCACAGCCAATTAAAGTACAGTCAATTCTGATATGACGTGGTAGTTCTATTCATATGAtcctgttataagaaaattgtgtaatagcagcaccatttaaactaatggggccagaattgcattataaccaatacacgctttaaaagtttgcactttggaaacagcaatcccaattcatcaatcatgttagaGCGAATCCATGTTaacgaaacatgcattatagcacaACAACCTGTAGTTAGCACATCGAGACAGAATTAATGCAGGACTGTTACATCAGTCTGTAATATCAAGACATCAATGACAGTACATGACAGAGGCTAAGAGCAAGGAATAACAAAGACCCAGAACAGTGAGTACCAATTTAACACAATGATTCGTTTCATGttcactcatgagacatgggtgtcactagctggatccagcatttattgcctgtccctagctgccacttgagaagatggtggtgagttgccttcttgaaatgctgcagtccagcCACTATAGGTAGACCcccaatgtcattagggagggaattccaagattttgatccagcgaaaGAGAAAgaagggtgatatatttccaattaacgacggtgagtgggttggaggggaacttgcggggggatggtgttcctatgtatctgctgcccttaaccttctagatggaagtgattatgggtttggaaggtgctgtctaaaagATCAAGACAAATTTCTTtggtgtatcttgtagatagtacacactcctGCTACTGAGCACCCGTGATGGAGGGGGGatggttgtggatttggtgccaatcaagtgggctgctttgtcctggatggtgtcaagtttcttcagtgttattggagctgccccatccagggcaagtgggaagtattccatcacactcctgacttgtgccttatagatggtggacagacttcggggagtcaggaggggagttacttgccacagtattcccagtctctgacctgctcttgtagccactgtgtttatttgACAAAACAGTTCCTTTTCTGGTCAATGCCAACTTCCAAGACATTGATAGTGGGCGATTCAgtaatgataatgtcattgaatgtcaagagatacTGGTTAGATTGTTTCATTGCTTGGCTTGTGTGAAGCAAATGCCACTTGCCATCTGTTAACCAAAATATGGATAACATtaaacaagtcttcagtactactggtgaaatgttgtcagggtccataatCTTTGCAGTATTCTGTGTCTCCATTTCTGAGGAGCAAGCACTTGGGATGATGAGGAACGTAAACTTAGGATGATGAGGAGCGGGGACTGAGCATGAAGATTAGCTGCAATATATTTGCAACAAGCTGTAGTCTTGTGTATTCCTGTTTTCCCTCATCAGGTGCTGATGATTTAAGCAAGGTCATGGGCATTCATTAGGACTGTTTTTGCAGCGTTCACCATGTCTTGCAGTGCCTGAGTCAGGACAGTGTAGGTTACATAAGCAGATGAGGTTACCCCAAAGATTGTGCCAAAGACTGGGACAAAGTCCAGGACTGGTTCGGCTGCTGTTAGAAGCAACATGGTGGTATTCCGCATGAGCAACATCTTCACCAGGTTTGGATTAATCTCTTCAAAAATCCATGTGTCATTGGTGTTAGCTCGCAGCTCACTCACAGATTTTCCCAAGGACTTAGCCAGCTTTTTAATCGCGGAGGTATTCAGACCCAGAACGTTATGCATGAACAGCAGTGCTGAGGTAATCAGGGCTAGGTCACAGGCTAGGGATAGCCCTGGAATTGGAATGGCACCACAGCCTGCAGAGGCTGCAACAACCCCATGGATGAATATCTTCAggcctttttgtttctttttgataaCATCTATGGATCTGTTTGGTAGAGAGAACAAAAACACATTCCTCTTTGTTTCTGGTAGGATAGCATCCACTGCACTGCGCAATTCAGGGAATTCATACTTATCCAGATGTTCACATGATATGAGAAAGACACGTTCGTCTTTCATACCCATTTGGGCCAATGAGCTGGAACAATAATCCCTGATTTTCTGAAATACTTGCTCTTCGCTGTAACcaggtttctttctctcagacCAGAGAGACTGGTCGATCTTCGAGCGCACAAAGAAGAGTGGTTTACCTGCCTTCTTCATCACTTTGACCAGGATTTCATCTTCTTCTCTGAAGCGGTGATCACTAACAAGCAAACCAAAGTCAAAATCTGCAAACCTGATACCTTTGAGGAACATGTTAACTTTAACCTTGAGTGAGCCGACTCCAGGGGTGTCCCAGTATATCACATTGGGTACAGTGGGATGTGTGTAGCATTTGGGCTCCATTGTGCTTTCTACAATATCAATGGGAGCTGCATCTTCATCATTGTTATCCACGCCTCTCAGTGCATTGACTAAAGTGGATTTCCCTACACCCGATGCACCCATCACTGCAATATtaatcttcacatttttaaatGTGTTGGATATTTTCTCTATCTTTGATTGAAGAGCTGACAATCCACCATGATGATATATGTTTATCAGATGTTCAACATCTGTTGAATTATACCTTGCAAAGGATCCAATATCAGCCATCGATACCTGAAAGTAAAAGCAATGTTGTGTCCACATTATAAATTATTGATACCATCTAATACTGAGAAgaaaagcaggccatttagcccatcatataTCTGTCATTTTACAGCATCGACTAAAGGATAGAGAAGCtgctaaaaataaaacaaaatgtttgatAATGAAGTCTAAGACAAGTCTAAGGTGGGTCAAAAGCATTGGGTTCAGTTGAACTTgtgaccgtgctgcccctttaacaagctTATTTAtggtgtccttggctttttttttcaggaggtctTAAAGGAAACAGATGCAGGCTTGGATGGGTTTTCGGGCCAGTTTGAtgacagctaacagatactgcctcaggcaaaagactttcacgttaaaaaaaaacactagtacaatgaaaggagagtggccagttctcctagctcTGCTTctctctagtttggtttggttttagcagagTAGAGTtgaaaaaagctgctggaccccaaAGAAGTAGGTCCACTCTGACCATCTCTCTccctgacttctctcctgtaaagaccctgtgtttgattttacc
This window encodes:
- the LOC122552571 gene encoding interferon-inducible GTPase 5-like isoform X2, giving the protein MADIGSFARYNSTDVEHLINIYHHGGLSALQSKIEKISNTFKNVKINIAVMGASGVGKSTLVNALRGVDNNDEDAAPIDIVESTMEPKCYTHPTVPNVIYWDTPGVGSLKVKVNMFLKGIRFADFDFGLLVSDHRFREEDEILVKVMKKAGKPLFFVRSKIDQSLWSERKKPGYSEEQVFQKIRDYCSSSLAQMGMKDERVFLISCEHLDKYEFPELRSAVDAILPETKRNVFLFSLPNRSIDVIKKKQKGLKIFIHGVVAASAGCGAIPIPGLSLACDLALITSALLFMHNVLGLNTSAIKKLAKSLGKSVSELRANTNDTWIFEEINPNLVKMLLMRNTTMLLLTAAEPVLDFVPVFGTIFGVTSSAYVTYTVLTQALQDMVNAAKTVLMNAHDLA
- the LOC122552571 gene encoding interferon-inducible GTPase 5-like isoform X1, producing the protein MSWCICGRDLLNKIFLNCSSTFFQDLEAEQRQWSNKVSMADIGSFARYNSTDVEHLINIYHHGGLSALQSKIEKISNTFKNVKINIAVMGASGVGKSTLVNALRGVDNNDEDAAPIDIVESTMEPKCYTHPTVPNVIYWDTPGVGSLKVKVNMFLKGIRFADFDFGLLVSDHRFREEDEILVKVMKKAGKPLFFVRSKIDQSLWSERKKPGYSEEQVFQKIRDYCSSSLAQMGMKDERVFLISCEHLDKYEFPELRSAVDAILPETKRNVFLFSLPNRSIDVIKKKQKGLKIFIHGVVAASAGCGAIPIPGLSLACDLALITSALLFMHNVLGLNTSAIKKLAKSLGKSVSELRANTNDTWIFEEINPNLVKMLLMRNTTMLLLTAAEPVLDFVPVFGTIFGVTSSAYVTYTVLTQALQDMVNAAKTVLMNAHDLA